In Morganella morganii, the following are encoded in one genomic region:
- a CDS encoding nucleoside hydrolase produces MKKKIILDCDPGHDDAIALLLAYGNPQIDLLAVTTVVGNQTLEKVTRNALAVARIAGITGIPFAAGCPRPLIREIETAPDIHGDSGLDGPVLPEPVLTLDSRHAVQLIIDTIMAHPPKTITLVPTAGLTNIALAARLEPRIIDRVKEVVLMGGGYHTGNWSAVAEFNIKIDPEAAHIVFNAGWPLTMVRLDLTHQALATPEVVSKIAAVGTAPAQFVLELLEFFGTMYKSAQGFDYPPVHDPCAVAYVIDPSVMTTRKVPLDVELTGTLTLGMTVADFRSPAPADCPTQVAVKLDHSRFWDLVTDALRRIGDVRVA; encoded by the coding sequence GTGAAGAAAAAAATCATTCTTGACTGCGATCCCGGCCATGATGATGCCATCGCACTATTACTTGCTTACGGTAATCCGCAGATTGATCTGCTGGCGGTCACCACAGTGGTCGGTAACCAGACACTGGAGAAAGTGACACGCAATGCGCTGGCGGTTGCCCGTATTGCCGGTATTACCGGTATTCCTTTTGCGGCGGGCTGCCCGCGCCCGCTGATCCGCGAGATTGAAACCGCGCCGGATATTCACGGCGATTCCGGCCTCGACGGACCGGTATTGCCGGAGCCGGTGCTGACATTAGATTCGCGCCATGCAGTGCAGCTGATCATTGATACCATCATGGCACATCCGCCGAAAACCATTACCCTGGTACCGACAGCCGGACTGACCAATATCGCGCTGGCCGCCCGGCTGGAGCCGCGTATTATTGACCGGGTCAAAGAGGTGGTGCTGATGGGCGGCGGCTATCACACCGGCAACTGGAGTGCGGTTGCGGAATTCAATATCAAAATTGATCCCGAAGCGGCACATATTGTGTTTAATGCGGGCTGGCCGCTCACCATGGTGAGGCTGGATCTGACACACCAGGCGCTGGCAACCCCGGAGGTTGTCAGCAAAATTGCGGCAGTCGGCACAGCACCGGCACAGTTTGTGCTCGAACTGCTGGAATTTTTCGGCACCATGTACAAAAGCGCCCAGGGATTTGATTACCCGCCGGTACATGACCCCTGCGCGGTCGCGTATGTGATCGATCCGTCCGTGATGACCACCCGCAAAGTACCGCTGGACGTGGAGCTGACCGGCACACTGACTCTCGGTATGACCGTTGCGGATTTCCGTTCGCCGGCTCCGGCGGATTGTCCGACACAGGTGGCGGTAAAACTGGATCACTCCCGCTTCTGGGATCTGGTCACGGATGCCCTGCGCCGGATCGGGGATGTCCGGGTTGCATAA
- a CDS encoding tyrosine-type DNA invertase: MDKRKFLTRYEVDAILKEARKSRYAERNYCMILMCYLHGFRVSELCHLSLSDIDLDSRLIYVRRLKGGLSTTQPLIDIEYNALVSWLNIRNTWRNRDLEWVFLSQKSGAISRQQVHTLLKQYGRAANISVAPHPHMLRHACGYSLADLGRDTRLIQDYLGHRNISHTVIYTASNSKRFQQIWDPLRG; encoded by the coding sequence ATGGACAAACGTAAGTTTCTGACCCGTTATGAAGTTGACGCCATCCTGAAAGAAGCCCGGAAAAGCCGGTATGCCGAACGGAATTACTGCATGATTTTAATGTGCTATCTGCACGGTTTCCGCGTCAGTGAATTATGTCATCTGTCACTTTCTGATATTGATCTGGACAGCCGCCTTATTTATGTCCGGCGTCTGAAAGGCGGGCTTTCCACCACACAACCGCTTATTGATATTGAATATAATGCGCTGGTGTCGTGGCTGAATATAAGAAATACCTGGCGTAACCGGGATTTGGAATGGGTATTTTTATCGCAGAAAAGCGGGGCTATTTCCCGTCAGCAGGTTCATACCTTATTAAAACAGTACGGCAGGGCTGCCAATATATCCGTGGCACCACATCCGCATATGCTGCGCCATGCCTGCGGCTATTCCCTTGCGGATCTCGGCCGTGATACCCGTCTGATTCAGGATTATCTGGGACACCGGAATATTTCCCATACCGTTATTTATACCGCCAGTAATTCCAAACGTTTTCAGCAAATCTGGGATCCTCTCCGCGGATAA
- a CDS encoding fimbrial protein — MTLNKLALVLGFGMSVVAGAASAADQGHGTVKFTGSIIDAPCSITPDTENQTVPLGQISTAALKDGGRSNSRDFKIALENCTTETYKTVQTTFTGSEAADILAGSLGIEGIAKNAAVVITDAGGKQIKLGTPSAAQALRDGNNDLNFAAYLQGSAAEAAVPGDFTAIATFALTYQ, encoded by the coding sequence ATGACTTTGAATAAATTAGCATTAGTGCTGGGCTTTGGTATGTCTGTGGTTGCAGGTGCGGCATCTGCTGCTGATCAGGGACACGGTACTGTTAAATTCACCGGTTCAATTATTGACGCGCCTTGCTCTATTACGCCTGATACCGAAAACCAGACTGTTCCGTTAGGCCAGATCTCCACTGCCGCACTGAAAGACGGCGGCCGCAGTAATTCCCGTGATTTTAAAATCGCATTAGAGAATTGCACCACAGAAACCTACAAAACGGTACAGACCACTTTCACCGGTTCTGAGGCGGCTGATATTCTGGCCGGTTCCCTGGGTATTGAGGGGATTGCCAAAAACGCGGCGGTTGTTATTACTGATGCGGGCGGCAAACAGATCAAATTAGGCACACCAAGCGCGGCGCAGGCTCTGCGTGACGGTAATAACGACCTGAACTTCGCAGCGTATTTACAGGGTTCTGCTGCTGAAGCCGCTGTTCCGGGTGACTTCACCGCTATCGCAACATTCGCACTGACTTATCAGTAA
- a CDS encoding fimbrial protein: MVSRIIPQGVLITIVCFSSYTAAGETKQDAKTSLRFGAVQMQGTILEPVCTISTASREQAVALTDVSVPQLRDEGQGPADYFWIRLAECTVQPVKGGAADNLRFRVTFEGAEQDGRFQLTGSGKGASLSISDRNGNEAVPGKPLPPADIDLNNMALRYQARLVKNSDELQSGYYRATVGFKLEYY, from the coding sequence ATGGTGAGCAGAATCATCCCTCAGGGAGTGCTGATAACAATAGTGTGTTTTTCCTCTTATACAGCGGCAGGTGAAACGAAACAGGATGCAAAAACCAGTCTGCGTTTCGGTGCGGTACAGATGCAGGGCACGATCCTCGAGCCGGTCTGCACTATTTCCACCGCCAGCCGTGAGCAGGCCGTGGCGCTGACCGATGTTTCTGTTCCGCAGTTGCGTGATGAAGGGCAGGGACCCGCAGACTACTTCTGGATCAGGCTGGCGGAATGCACCGTGCAGCCGGTGAAAGGCGGTGCGGCGGATAATCTCCGTTTCCGGGTCACGTTTGAGGGGGCTGAACAGGACGGACGTTTTCAGCTGACCGGCTCCGGCAAAGGGGCTTCCTTATCGATTTCAGACCGCAACGGGAATGAGGCGGTTCCCGGCAAACCCTTACCGCCCGCAGATATTGATCTCAATAATATGGCGCTGCGATATCAGGCGCGTCTCGTGAAAAACAGTGATGAACTTCAGTCCGGTTATTACCGGGCAACAGTGGGTTTCAAGCTGGAATATTATTAA
- a CDS encoding fimbria/pilus periplasmic chaperone: MMSVKQTRLSVLAVAAVLLASAQSHAAIALDRTRVIFNGAEKSVSLNVSNLNKELPYLAQGWIEDQNGEKISSPLVVLPPVQRIEPGDKSQVKIQALPAIAALPQDRESVFYFNLREIPPRSNRQNVLQIALQTRIKLFYRPEAIYASQTDLTNPWQEKITLTRRGDHYEVHNPTAYYVTIVDALSGLGGKSLNGFSPLMVAPKSQGTLGLSAAALGSAPVLSYINDYGGRPQLQFSCSGAECRVTKTAAGN, translated from the coding sequence ATGATGTCAGTTAAACAAACCCGTCTCTCTGTTCTGGCCGTTGCCGCTGTATTGCTGGCCTCAGCACAGTCGCACGCGGCTATCGCGCTGGACAGAACCCGTGTCATTTTCAACGGGGCAGAGAAATCTGTCAGCCTGAATGTCAGCAATCTGAATAAAGAGCTGCCGTACCTGGCGCAGGGATGGATTGAGGATCAGAACGGAGAAAAAATTTCGTCACCGCTGGTGGTTTTGCCGCCGGTGCAGCGTATTGAGCCGGGTGATAAAAGTCAGGTAAAAATTCAGGCATTACCGGCGATCGCCGCACTGCCGCAGGACAGGGAAAGTGTCTTCTATTTCAATCTGCGGGAAATTCCGCCGCGCAGCAACCGGCAGAATGTCCTGCAAATCGCCCTGCAGACCCGCATCAAACTGTTTTACCGCCCGGAAGCTATCTATGCCTCACAAACGGATCTGACTAATCCGTGGCAGGAAAAAATCACCCTGACGCGCCGTGGTGATCACTATGAAGTCCATAACCCGACTGCGTATTACGTGACGATTGTGGATGCGCTCAGCGGGCTGGGCGGCAAAAGCCTGAACGGGTTCTCCCCGCTGATGGTGGCACCGAAAAGTCAGGGCACACTCGGCCTGAGTGCAGCCGCTCTCGGCAGTGCGCCGGTGCTGAGTTATATCAACGACTACGGCGGCCGCCCGCAGTTGCAGTTCAGTTGCAGCGGCGCAGAGTGCCGTGTGACAAAAACGGCTGCCGGTAACTGA
- a CDS encoding fimbrial protein — translation MDERIRKQRFLRRILAVVLCISAGSAAALPERVAGIRGVPGITYVTIRGNVIAPPPCVINNGNTILVDFGEVMSTRIDGQRYKQPVNYTAECTKMPTNAMTLAITGNTAGFDAGLLQTEIAGLGVRMLYQGRQLNPGEKVKFTYPVFPALEAVPVRDMTAVLTGGDFSAVATLELDYQ, via the coding sequence ATGGATGAGCGGATCAGAAAACAGCGTTTCCTCCGGCGGATACTGGCGGTTGTGCTCTGTATCTCAGCGGGAAGTGCTGCGGCACTGCCGGAGCGGGTGGCCGGTATCCGGGGCGTGCCCGGGATCACCTATGTCACTATCCGCGGCAATGTGATTGCGCCGCCGCCGTGTGTCATCAACAACGGCAATACCATTCTGGTGGATTTCGGGGAGGTGATGAGCACCCGCATTGACGGCCAGCGCTACAAACAGCCGGTTAATTACACGGCGGAGTGCACAAAGATGCCGACCAATGCCATGACGCTGGCTATCACCGGCAATACCGCCGGGTTTGATGCCGGATTATTACAGACTGAAATTGCCGGGCTGGGGGTGCGCATGCTTTATCAGGGACGGCAGCTCAATCCCGGTGAAAAAGTGAAATTTACTTATCCGGTCTTCCCGGCGCTGGAAGCGGTGCCTGTCCGCGATATGACGGCGGTGCTGACCGGCGGGGATTTCTCGGCGGTGGCAACACTGGAACTGGATTATCAGTAA